One window of Hymenobacter sp. BRD128 genomic DNA carries:
- a CDS encoding TolC family protein, whose product MKLRILFCLSWLGLLLGASGGAAWAQQPRELAQLPRPLTLPQALRVAQANYPALRSRQAAVRAAEADVLTNRATFLPQVTAQAQALNATANQVRGAYLPGVAFSESGAVKATGPDGRTNFSSLGVLAIEWPAVTFGRYRASENRSAAAVSAAQADYDQAVFEYQAQVADAYLLALGAEKAVALQRANLARAQQLARVIRAGGRSGIRPGIDSSTANAELARAQLQVLAAQQQARTQRTRLAGLLGQPTQEVQLDSMQFYSRLPLAGASPADTARATNPLLRVYRQRIVASQAQASLLNTNKRPSLNLLASTWGRGSGVRDRVDDQGNFVIDSSPGAGLPFKAYNYLLGATLTWRATELIHTGRAVQAQRLRTEQARADYDQQALQLETQLQNARLQVELAQQTALAAPTQLAAARQAYTAARARYDAGLDNLLVLTQATEVLNRAETDQALATNNLWRAVLLQGAAGGNLGGLLGQL is encoded by the coding sequence ATGAAGCTGAGAATCCTCTTTTGCCTGAGCTGGCTAGGCCTGCTGCTGGGTGCCAGCGGCGGCGCGGCCTGGGCGCAACAGCCCCGCGAGCTGGCCCAGCTGCCCCGGCCGCTCACCTTGCCCCAGGCTTTGCGGGTGGCGCAGGCCAATTACCCCGCCCTGCGCAGCCGGCAAGCTGCGGTGCGGGCCGCCGAGGCCGATGTGCTTACCAACCGCGCTACCTTTTTGCCGCAGGTAACGGCGCAGGCGCAGGCCCTCAATGCCACCGCCAACCAAGTGCGCGGGGCCTACTTGCCGGGCGTCGCCTTTTCGGAGTCGGGCGCGGTGAAAGCGACGGGGCCCGACGGGCGCACCAATTTTTCCAGCCTCGGGGTGCTGGCCATTGAGTGGCCGGCCGTGACGTTTGGGCGCTACCGGGCCAGCGAAAACCGCTCGGCAGCCGCCGTGTCGGCCGCCCAGGCCGACTACGACCAGGCCGTGTTCGAGTACCAGGCGCAGGTGGCCGATGCCTACCTGCTGGCGCTGGGGGCCGAAAAAGCCGTGGCTTTGCAGCGGGCCAATTTGGCTAGGGCCCAGCAGCTGGCGCGCGTCATTCGGGCCGGGGGGCGCTCGGGCATTCGGCCGGGCATCGACTCCTCCACGGCCAATGCCGAGCTGGCCCGCGCCCAGCTGCAAGTGCTGGCCGCGCAGCAGCAGGCCCGCACGCAGCGCACCCGCCTGGCCGGCTTGCTGGGCCAGCCCACCCAGGAAGTGCAGCTCGATTCGATGCAATTCTACTCGCGCCTGCCCCTAGCGGGCGCCAGCCCGGCCGACACGGCCCGCGCCACCAACCCGCTGCTGCGCGTTTACCGCCAGCGTATTGTGGCCAGCCAGGCCCAGGCTTCTTTGCTGAATACTAACAAGCGCCCCAGCCTCAACCTGCTAGCCTCGACCTGGGGCCGGGGCTCGGGCGTGCGCGACCGCGTCGATGACCAGGGCAATTTTGTCATTGACTCGTCGCCGGGCGCGGGGCTGCCTTTCAAGGCCTACAACTACTTGCTGGGGGCCACGCTCACCTGGCGAGCCACCGAGCTTATTCACACTGGGCGGGCCGTGCAGGCCCAGCGCCTGCGCACCGAGCAGGCCCGCGCCGACTACGACCAGCAGGCCCTGCAGCTCGAAACTCAACTGCAAAACGCCCGCCTGCAAGTCGAGCTGGCCCAGCAAACCGCCCTGGCCGCCCCCACCCAGCTAGCCGCCGCCCGCCAGGCCTACACCGCCGCCCGCGCCCGCTACGACGCCGGCCTCGACAACCTGCTCGTGCTCACCCAGGCCACCGAAGTGCTCAACCGCGCCGAAACCGACCAGGCCCTGGCCACCAACAACCTCTGGCGCGCCGTGCTGCTGCAAGGCGCCGCCGGCGGCAACCTCGGCGGGCTGCTGGGACAATTGTAA
- a CDS encoding efflux RND transporter permease subunit, with product MLKAALAKPIAVIVALLGVLVFAGLALGRIPVDIFPRLNLPTIYIAQPYGGMTPGQMEGFIATRYQNQMLYVSGIKDVEVKNIQGLCLVKCTFYEDVNMAQAAGEVASQVSRVMSYLPPGSVPPTVVRFDASSLPVGELVFSSSSASLGQMQDLASTKIRPLFSQIPGASAPPPFGGNERTVVVRVDPAKMKSYALTPDEVVSAIVKNNQVSPAGAVGMGDYMVMTPSNTVLDKVPDFLNIPLRQGVGPTVFIHDIATVEDGTDIPVGYALINGKRSVYIPVTKSADASTMSVVSALKAKLPEMRALLPSTIQLSYEFDQSVYVTQAVHSLAFEGGLGALLTGLVVLLFLGDLRSSLIVILTIPASILSAILLLQLFGQTINLMTLSGLSLAIGILVDQATVVIENIHQHLEMGKPKARAILDASQEVSFPLLLITLSILAVFAPAFLMSGVPRGMFIPLSLSVGFSIIVSYILSQSFVPVVANWWLKGHAHPSPHELSLLPDLSEPRDAAQETYEAHHPEKVTGFERVKLRYLGLLDRLLRHRALVASVYGVVCAVVIGTCFYFIGQDMMPKITHSKQFQVRIVAPEGLRIERTEDRTKQIIKVIQDIVGPQNVAITSAFVGMTPSSYGTSALYVFNAGPNEADLQVNLAEDYKVQNLDALKDKIRQAVARQVPDVQLSFEPIELTDKIMSQGAQTPIEVLVAGKSLADGKAYADKLVARLRQIAYLRDIRVNQPLSYPTVQITVDRGRAAQFGLTPDQIAKSLVAATSSSRFTAKNLWLDQSKGFAYQVQVQLASQDMKTENDMRGIPLVPGQAHPTLGDVATLRTATVPGEYDRIGPRRIVTVSANINKQDLGTATRAVQKALREVGAPPKGSVVQVRGLAKLLEETLSSLQTGLGLAIVVIFLLLAANYQSLKVAGVVLVTVPAVLAGSLLLLLATGQTLNLQSYMGIIMSVGVSVANAVLVVTNAESLRLRYRDATAAARLAGAARLRPILMTSIAMIAGMLPMASGLGESGEQTAPLGRAVIGGLLASTVAALLVLPVVFAAVQRKTSFVSVSLDPDDPESADYDHAAAPAAERPLTEPVLA from the coding sequence ATGCTCAAAGCTGCCCTTGCCAAACCCATTGCCGTTATCGTGGCCCTGCTCGGCGTACTCGTCTTTGCGGGGCTGGCGCTGGGGCGCATTCCGGTCGATATTTTTCCGCGGCTCAACCTGCCTACCATCTACATCGCGCAGCCCTACGGCGGCATGACGCCGGGCCAGATGGAGGGCTTCATTGCCACGCGCTACCAGAACCAGATGCTCTACGTGTCGGGCATTAAGGATGTGGAAGTGAAGAACATCCAGGGCCTGTGCCTGGTCAAGTGCACCTTCTACGAAGACGTGAACATGGCCCAGGCCGCCGGCGAGGTGGCTAGCCAGGTGAGCCGCGTGATGAGCTACCTGCCGCCCGGCTCGGTGCCGCCCACGGTGGTGCGCTTCGATGCCTCGTCGCTGCCGGTGGGCGAGCTGGTGTTTAGCAGTTCGTCGGCTTCGCTGGGGCAGATGCAGGATTTGGCCTCGACCAAAATCCGGCCGCTGTTTTCGCAGATTCCGGGCGCTTCGGCCCCGCCGCCCTTCGGCGGCAACGAGCGCACGGTGGTGGTGCGCGTCGACCCCGCGAAGATGAAAAGCTACGCCCTCACGCCCGACGAGGTAGTTTCGGCTATTGTCAAAAACAACCAGGTGTCGCCGGCCGGGGCCGTGGGTATGGGCGACTACATGGTGATGACCCCTAGCAACACGGTGCTCGACAAGGTACCTGATTTTCTGAACATTCCGCTGCGCCAGGGCGTCGGGCCCACGGTGTTTATCCACGACATTGCTACGGTTGAGGACGGCACCGACATTCCGGTGGGCTACGCGCTCATCAACGGCAAGCGCTCGGTGTACATCCCCGTCACGAAGTCGGCCGATGCCTCTACCATGAGCGTGGTGAGCGCCCTCAAGGCCAAGCTGCCCGAAATGCGCGCCCTGCTGCCCTCCACTATCCAGCTCAGCTACGAGTTCGACCAGTCGGTGTACGTGACCCAGGCCGTGCACAGCCTAGCCTTCGAGGGGGGGCTGGGGGCGCTACTCACGGGCCTGGTGGTACTGCTGTTTCTGGGCGATTTGCGCTCGTCGCTCATCGTGATTCTGACTATTCCGGCGTCCATTCTGTCGGCCATTCTGCTGCTCCAGCTCTTCGGCCAGACCATTAATCTAATGACGCTCTCGGGGCTGTCGCTGGCCATTGGCATCCTCGTGGACCAGGCCACGGTCGTGATTGAGAACATTCACCAGCACCTGGAAATGGGCAAGCCCAAGGCCCGGGCCATCCTCGATGCCAGCCAGGAAGTATCGTTTCCGCTGCTGCTCATCACGCTCAGCATTCTGGCCGTGTTTGCGCCGGCGTTCCTCATGAGCGGGGTGCCGCGCGGCATGTTTATTCCGCTCTCGCTGTCGGTGGGCTTCTCGATTATCGTGTCGTATATCCTCTCGCAGAGCTTCGTGCCGGTGGTGGCCAACTGGTGGCTGAAGGGCCACGCCCACCCTAGCCCGCACGAGCTGAGCCTGCTGCCCGACCTGAGCGAGCCGCGCGATGCGGCCCAGGAAACCTACGAGGCGCACCACCCCGAAAAAGTCACCGGCTTCGAGCGGGTGAAGCTGCGCTACCTGGGCCTGCTCGACCGGCTGCTGCGCCACCGGGCGCTGGTGGCTAGCGTGTATGGCGTGGTGTGCGCCGTGGTAATTGGTACCTGCTTCTACTTTATCGGGCAGGATATGATGCCTAAAATCACGCACTCCAAGCAGTTTCAGGTGCGCATCGTGGCGCCCGAGGGGCTGCGCATCGAGCGCACCGAAGACCGTACCAAGCAGATTATCAAGGTTATTCAGGACATCGTGGGGCCGCAGAACGTGGCCATCACCTCGGCCTTCGTGGGCATGACGCCTAGCTCGTATGGCACGAGCGCGCTCTACGTCTTTAACGCCGGCCCCAACGAGGCCGACTTGCAGGTGAACCTGGCCGAGGACTACAAGGTGCAGAACCTCGACGCGCTGAAAGACAAAATAAGGCAGGCAGTGGCCCGGCAGGTGCCCGACGTGCAGCTCAGCTTCGAGCCCATCGAGCTGACTGACAAGATTATGAGCCAGGGCGCCCAAACGCCCATCGAGGTACTGGTGGCCGGCAAAAGCCTAGCCGACGGCAAAGCCTACGCTGACAAACTGGTGGCTAGGCTCCGGCAGATTGCCTACCTGCGCGACATCCGCGTGAATCAACCCCTGAGCTATCCCACGGTGCAGATTACGGTAGACCGCGGCCGGGCCGCGCAGTTTGGCCTTACGCCCGACCAGATTGCCAAGTCGCTGGTAGCCGCCACTTCCTCTAGCCGCTTCACGGCCAAGAACTTGTGGCTCGACCAAAGCAAGGGCTTTGCCTATCAGGTGCAGGTGCAGCTGGCCTCGCAGGATATGAAAACCGAGAACGACATGCGGGGCATTCCGCTGGTGCCGGGCCAGGCGCACCCCACCCTGGGCGACGTGGCCACGCTGCGCACGGCCACCGTGCCCGGCGAATACGACCGCATCGGGCCGCGCCGCATCGTCACGGTGTCGGCCAACATCAACAAGCAGGACCTGGGCACCGCCACCCGCGCCGTGCAAAAAGCCCTCCGGGAAGTGGGCGCGCCGCCCAAGGGCTCGGTGGTGCAGGTGCGGGGCCTAGCCAAGCTGCTCGAAGAAACCCTGAGCAGCCTGCAAACCGGCCTGGGGCTAGCCATCGTAGTGATTTTCCTGCTATTAGCAGCCAATTATCAATCGCTGAAAGTAGCAGGCGTGGTGCTCGTGACGGTGCCGGCGGTGCTGGCGGGCTCGCTGCTGCTGCTGCTCGCCACGGGCCAGACGCTGAACCTGCAATCGTACATGGGCATCATCATGTCGGTGGGCGTGTCGGTGGCCAATGCCGTGCTGGTTGTGACCAACGCCGAGAGCCTGCGCCTGCGCTACCGCGACGCCACGGCCGCCGCCCGCCTGGCCGGCGCCGCCCGCCTGCGCCCCATCCTGATGACTTCGATTGCCATGATTGCCGGTATGCTGCCAATGGCGAGCGGCCTGGGCGAAAGCGGCGAGCAAACCGCCCCGCTGGGCCGCGCCGTGATTGGGGGCCTGCTCGCCTCCACGGTGGCCGCGCTGCTGGTGCTGCCGGTGGTATTTGCGGCCGTGCAGCGCAAAACCAGCTTCGTGTCCGTCTCGCTCGACCCCGACGACCCCGAAAGCGCCGACTACGACCACGCGGCGGCCCCCGCGGCCGAGCGCCCGCTGACCGAGCCGGTGCTGGCTTAA
- a CDS encoding IS630 family transposase, with the protein MAGLAGAGFAAQKKSVHAAERDTERVKQLRRAFLEALPDHDAARFKFVDETGVNLTYTRRYGRAVGGQRVNQAVPLHNGPNVTVIAALTAQGIAAVMELDGAVNAASFAVYLDQVLGPTLVPGDVVVLDNLRVHKAAGLAELVEKRGARLLFLPPYSPDFTPVELAFSKLKTSLRTAQARTREALTAALRAALDWISQEDAINWFHHCGYHVH; encoded by the coding sequence CTGGCAGGGCTTGCAGGCGCTGGATTTGCGGCGCAAAAAAAGAGCGTCCACGCCGCCGAGCGCGACACCGAACGGGTGAAGCAGCTGCGCCGCGCCTTCCTCGAAGCGCTGCCGGACCACGATGCGGCCCGCTTCAAATTCGTGGACGAAACCGGCGTCAACCTGACCTACACGCGGCGCTACGGCCGGGCCGTGGGCGGCCAGCGGGTGAACCAGGCCGTGCCCTTACACAACGGCCCGAATGTGACGGTGATTGCGGCCCTGACGGCGCAGGGCATTGCGGCGGTCATGGAACTGGATGGGGCGGTCAACGCGGCCAGCTTTGCCGTCTACCTCGACCAGGTGCTCGGTCCCACGCTGGTGCCCGGCGATGTCGTCGTGCTCGACAATCTGCGCGTTCATAAGGCCGCCGGCCTGGCCGAGCTGGTGGAAAAACGCGGGGCCCGGCTCTTGTTTTTACCGCCGTACTCGCCTGACTTCACCCCGGTGGAACTGGCCTTCAGCAAGCTCAAAACCAGCCTGCGCACCGCCCAGGCCCGCACCCGCGAGGCCCTGACGGCCGCCTTGCGGGCCGCCCTGGACTGGATTAGCCAAGAAGACGCCATAAATTGGTTTCACCACTGCGGCTATCATGTACATTGA
- a CDS encoding cytochrome-c peroxidase: protein MAAKTTAQLTSLLASAALLVAVACQKQTTGPTPANTLAALPLTAPAPADNPSTPAKADLGRALFWDPVLSGGKDVSCASCHHPATGYADALDLAIGENGKGLGAARHFQSPNTIPFGQRNSQTVLNTAFNGLTSGGTIDPTLASMFWDGRAQSLETQALRPLSTLEEMRGHAYAEGLALDSAVARLRRIPAYATQFQAVFGGAQPVTATTLSQALACFERTLVATDSPFDQYMRGTTSALTAQQVQGMQAFVQSGCGNCHSGPMLSDYQLHVMGVADNPKNAASDTGANGTYAFRTPSLRNVALTAPYMHSGTVTSLADVLDFYDPGPGGSRSANPHVATNQRDAQFPARVTNKQAIIAFLNSLTASTYDRTVPATVPSGLPVGGNIH from the coding sequence ATGGCCGCTAAAACTACTGCGCAACTTACTTCTCTGCTGGCTTCGGCGGCGCTGCTCGTGGCCGTGGCCTGCCAGAAGCAAACCACCGGCCCCACCCCGGCCAATACCCTGGCCGCGCTGCCCCTCACGGCGCCCGCCCCGGCCGACAACCCCAGCACCCCGGCCAAGGCCGACCTGGGCCGGGCGCTGTTCTGGGACCCGGTGCTTTCGGGGGGCAAAGATGTGAGCTGCGCCAGCTGCCACCACCCCGCCACCGGCTACGCCGATGCCCTCGACCTGGCCATCGGGGAGAATGGCAAAGGGCTGGGGGCGGCCCGCCATTTCCAGTCGCCCAACACTATTCCCTTCGGCCAGCGCAATAGCCAGACGGTCCTCAACACGGCCTTCAACGGCCTGACCAGCGGCGGCACTATTGACCCGACCCTAGCCAGCATGTTCTGGGACGGCCGGGCGCAGTCGCTCGAAACCCAGGCCCTGCGGCCCCTCAGCACTCTTGAAGAAATGCGCGGCCACGCCTACGCCGAGGGGCTGGCCCTCGATTCGGCGGTGGCGCGGCTGCGCCGCATTCCGGCCTACGCGACGCAGTTTCAGGCGGTGTTTGGCGGGGCGCAGCCCGTCACGGCCACTACCCTGAGCCAGGCGCTGGCCTGCTTCGAGCGCACGCTGGTGGCCACCGACTCGCCGTTCGACCAGTACATGCGCGGCACTACGTCGGCCCTCACCGCTCAGCAAGTGCAAGGCATGCAGGCCTTTGTGCAAAGTGGCTGCGGCAACTGCCACAGCGGCCCCATGCTCAGCGATTACCAGCTGCACGTGATGGGCGTGGCCGACAACCCCAAAAATGCGGCCTCCGACACCGGGGCCAACGGCACCTACGCCTTCCGCACCCCTAGCCTGCGCAACGTAGCCCTCACGGCGCCCTACATGCACAGCGGCACGGTGACTAGCCTGGCGGACGTGCTCGATTTCTACGACCCCGGCCCCGGCGGCTCGCGCTCGGCAAACCCCCACGTAGCCACCAACCAGCGCGACGCGCAGTTTCCGGCGCGGGTCACGAATAAGCAGGCCATTATTGCTTTTCTCAACTCGCTCACGGCCAGTACTTACGACCGCACCGTGCCGGCCACGGTGCCCAGCGGCCTGCCCGTGGGCGGCAATATTCACTAG
- a CDS encoding PAS domain-containing protein, which translates to MTPDPSDSPADGPDSLAHTASPLLGSLGRLPEVFAALPGAFVLLTPELRIAAVSDEYLANAFVTRAQLVGQSLFDAFPGEPGTPEGDTMTSLRASLQQVLATGQAQAMPVQHYRLPDPATPGATLARYWEPRNTPVRDAHGAICGIIHSVADVTERVQADAAATAQRQRLQEILLRLPAQVATYRGPDYLYDFVNPRYQLPFPGRAFLGRPIREVLPEAAAQGLLAAFDRVHQTGEPFYSPEQPLELDLHGTGQREQFYYNFFLLALRDAQGNIDGLLDFSFDVTEQVRARQLIEEKERQTNSLNAELQAANAKILANNAELERTQRLLRQLTEELEARVLERTQALHHAQVATEQEREQLYQVFEQSPVAIAIMRGPNLRVELANPAVAAIWGREPAQVLGRPYFEAVPDTAGQGFEQILGDVLTTGQPFTITEAPVTLARAHTGQPGQAYVNFVFQPLRDAEGAPVGLVASGTEVTEQVLARHQVQALNTALAASNEALEVRVLARTREAQPAQAQAEADRTTLQRVFEQAPMALTILEGPTHVITLANAGMEVLWGRSAASLLGRPHFEALPDLAGQGFEAIIADVYHTGQPYYLREVPVHVDRAGTGHATLGYYHITYQPLRDGQGHITAITVSAIDVTDQVLARQQMQGANEELETRVAERTAETQAILRTAEQQREQLREQQGLLRQILGQVPASVATLSGPEHRFSFFNDHYLALTDGRARLGGTVAELLPEVVEQGFIDLLDRVYTTGEPFLGSELSILLHPAGASRPTQRYLDFVYQPLTDGQGRTLGILVFAVDVTDKVLARRQAETLQAAVLAAVQRQKEDRENVFQLFEQSPAVICLLREPEHRIEYLNPAYQALFPGQPLRGRSLAAVQPTATALVTLLDGIYQNGTARFQPGVPITITPLGGLPPRTRYFDFTYQAYREQERIAGVSIFGLDVTEQVLARRKVLELNAELQARNLELGTTNQQLTRTNADLDTFVYTASHDLKVPIANIEGLLDALSRDLRNQEAGAACRTFCA; encoded by the coding sequence ATGACTCCCGACCCTTCCGACTCGCCGGCTGACGGCCCTGATTCGCTTGCCCACACCGCCTCTCCGCTACTGGGCAGCCTGGGGCGGCTGCCGGAGGTATTTGCGGCGCTCCCCGGCGCCTTCGTGCTGCTCACGCCCGAGCTGCGCATCGCGGCCGTGAGCGATGAATACCTGGCCAACGCATTCGTCACGCGCGCGCAGCTGGTCGGGCAGTCTTTGTTCGATGCTTTTCCGGGCGAGCCGGGTACGCCCGAGGGCGACACCATGACCAGCCTGCGCGCCTCCTTGCAGCAGGTGCTGGCTACAGGCCAGGCCCAGGCCATGCCCGTGCAGCACTACCGCCTGCCCGACCCGGCCACGCCCGGCGCCACCCTGGCGCGCTACTGGGAGCCCCGCAACACGCCGGTGCGCGATGCCCACGGGGCCATTTGCGGCATTATTCACAGCGTGGCCGATGTGACGGAGCGCGTGCAGGCCGACGCGGCGGCCACTGCCCAGCGCCAGCGCCTCCAGGAAATACTGCTGCGGCTACCGGCCCAGGTAGCCACCTACCGCGGGCCCGACTACCTCTACGACTTCGTGAACCCGCGCTACCAGCTGCCGTTTCCGGGGCGCGCATTTTTGGGCCGCCCCATCCGGGAGGTATTGCCCGAAGCCGCCGCGCAGGGCCTGCTCGCGGCCTTCGACCGGGTACATCAGACCGGGGAGCCCTTTTACAGCCCCGAGCAGCCCCTGGAGCTTGACCTGCACGGCACGGGGCAGCGCGAGCAGTTTTACTACAATTTCTTTCTGCTCGCGCTGCGCGACGCCCAGGGCAACATCGACGGGCTGCTGGATTTTTCCTTCGACGTGACCGAGCAGGTGCGCGCCCGCCAGCTGATAGAGGAAAAAGAGCGGCAAACCAACTCGCTCAACGCTGAGCTGCAAGCGGCCAACGCAAAAATCCTGGCCAACAATGCCGAGCTGGAGCGTACGCAGCGGCTGCTGCGGCAGCTCACCGAGGAGCTGGAGGCCCGCGTGCTGGAGCGCACCCAGGCCCTGCACCACGCCCAGGTGGCCACCGAGCAGGAGCGCGAGCAGCTGTACCAGGTGTTTGAGCAGTCGCCCGTGGCCATTGCCATTATGCGCGGCCCCAACCTGCGGGTAGAGCTAGCCAACCCGGCCGTGGCGGCCATTTGGGGGCGCGAGCCGGCGCAGGTGCTGGGCCGGCCCTACTTTGAGGCGGTGCCCGACACGGCCGGGCAGGGCTTCGAGCAGATTTTGGGCGATGTGCTGACCACTGGCCAGCCCTTCACCATCACCGAAGCCCCCGTGACGCTGGCGCGGGCCCACACCGGCCAGCCGGGGCAGGCCTACGTCAATTTCGTTTTTCAGCCCCTGCGCGATGCCGAGGGCGCCCCGGTGGGCCTGGTAGCCAGCGGCACCGAAGTAACCGAGCAAGTGCTGGCCCGCCACCAAGTGCAGGCGCTCAATACCGCGCTAGCCGCCAGCAACGAGGCGCTGGAAGTCCGCGTGCTGGCCCGCACCCGCGAGGCGCAGCCAGCCCAGGCCCAGGCCGAGGCCGACCGTACCACGCTGCAGCGCGTGTTTGAGCAGGCCCCCATGGCGCTGACCATTTTGGAAGGTCCCACGCACGTGATAACGCTGGCCAACGCTGGCATGGAAGTGCTGTGGGGGCGCTCCGCGGCGTCATTGCTGGGCCGGCCTCACTTCGAGGCGCTGCCCGACCTGGCGGGGCAGGGCTTCGAGGCCATTATTGCCGATGTGTACCACACCGGCCAGCCGTATTACCTGCGCGAAGTGCCGGTGCACGTAGACCGGGCCGGCACTGGCCACGCCACCCTGGGCTACTACCACATTACCTACCAGCCGCTGCGCGATGGGCAGGGCCACATTACGGCCATTACGGTTTCGGCCATCGACGTAACCGACCAGGTGCTGGCCCGCCAGCAGATGCAGGGTGCCAACGAGGAGCTCGAAACCCGCGTGGCCGAGCGCACCGCCGAAACCCAGGCCATCCTGCGCACCGCCGAGCAACAGCGCGAGCAGCTGCGCGAGCAGCAGGGCCTGCTGCGCCAGATACTGGGGCAGGTGCCGGCCTCGGTGGCCACCCTGAGCGGCCCCGAGCACCGGTTTTCTTTTTTTAATGACCACTACCTGGCCCTCACCGATGGCCGCGCCCGGCTAGGGGGCACGGTGGCCGAGCTGCTGCCGGAGGTGGTGGAGCAGGGCTTTATCGACCTGCTCGACCGGGTGTACACCACCGGCGAGCCGTTTTTGGGCAGTGAGCTGTCGATTTTGCTGCATCCTGCGGGCGCCAGCCGGCCCACCCAGCGCTACCTCGATTTTGTGTACCAGCCGCTCACCGATGGCCAGGGCCGCACCTTGGGCATTCTGGTTTTTGCCGTGGATGTGACCGACAAGGTGCTGGCCCGCCGCCAGGCCGAAACCCTGCAAGCGGCCGTGCTGGCGGCCGTGCAGCGCCAAAAAGAAGACCGCGAAAATGTGTTTCAGCTCTTCGAGCAGTCGCCGGCCGTCATTTGCCTGCTGCGCGAGCCCGAGCACCGCATCGAGTACCTCAACCCGGCCTACCAGGCGCTGTTTCCGGGCCAGCCGCTGCGGGGGCGCTCGCTGGCGGCGGTGCAGCCTACCGCTACTGCCCTCGTGACGCTGCTCGATGGCATTTACCAGAATGGCACGGCGCGGTTTCAGCCCGGGGTGCCCATCACCATCACGCCGCTAGGGGGGCTGCCGCCCCGCACGCGCTACTTTGACTTTACTTACCAGGCCTACCGCGAGCAGGAGCGCATTGCGGGCGTGTCCATCTTTGGCCTCGACGTGACCGAGCAGGTGCTGGCCCGCCGCAAAGTGCTGGAGCTGAACGCAGAATTGCAGGCCCGCAACCTGGAGCTGGGCACCACCAACCAGCAGCTTACGCGCACCAATGCCGACCTCGACACGTTTGTGTACACGGCTAGCCACGACCTGAAGGTACCCATTGCCAACATCGAGGGCCTGCTCGATGCCCTGAGCCGCGACCTGCGCAACCAGGAGGCCGGGGCAGCGTGCCGCACATTTTGCGCATGA
- a CDS encoding efflux RND transporter periplasmic adaptor subunit: MTRLSLSFRPARLLTLATLLAAPTLLLSGCGSSGDAEQATAKTPAAASPAAPAAYAAVQVTAAPPAQALSLPGELESFYQTDITPRVSAYVRRVNVDIGDHVRAGQVLAELDAPELTAALNEALSKQKAAEATAQGSRGSYRRLRQTARTAGAVSPLAVDQARTLAASDSLAVVAARAHYRAAAQMAAYLRLTAPFAGTITERTAAPGALVSQGGAALFKLKQLSPLRLRVAVPETYVGQIKDGNPVQFTVRAFPGRTFTGKLTRTAGSVQAATRSEQVELDIPNPKEELKPGMFASASLPVQARANSLFVPKSAVVNTAERTYLIRVADGRTELVDVQLGDENAGQVQVFGKLRAGDVVLKSGNEEITARQPVQVTMR, from the coding sequence ATGACCCGCCTTTCGCTTTCTTTCCGCCCGGCCCGCCTGCTGACCCTAGCCACCTTACTGGCCGCCCCCACCCTGCTGCTGAGCGGCTGCGGCTCGTCGGGCGATGCCGAGCAGGCCACCGCGAAAACGCCGGCCGCCGCTAGCCCGGCCGCACCGGCTGCCTACGCTGCCGTGCAGGTCACGGCGGCCCCGCCGGCCCAGGCGCTGAGCCTGCCCGGCGAGCTGGAAAGCTTTTACCAAACCGACATCACGCCCCGCGTGAGCGCCTACGTGCGCCGGGTGAACGTGGACATCGGCGACCACGTGCGCGCCGGCCAGGTGCTGGCCGAGCTCGATGCCCCCGAGCTGACCGCCGCCCTCAACGAAGCCTTGAGCAAGCAAAAAGCTGCCGAGGCCACCGCCCAGGGCAGCCGCGGCAGCTACCGCCGCCTGCGCCAAACCGCCCGCACCGCCGGCGCCGTGTCGCCGCTGGCCGTGGACCAGGCCCGTACCCTAGCCGCCAGCGACAGCCTAGCCGTGGTGGCCGCCCGCGCCCACTACCGCGCCGCCGCTCAAATGGCTGCCTACTTGCGCCTCACCGCGCCCTTCGCCGGCACTATCACTGAGCGCACGGCCGCGCCCGGCGCCCTGGTGAGCCAGGGCGGGGCAGCGCTGTTCAAGCTTAAGCAACTGAGTCCTTTACGTTTGCGGGTAGCGGTGCCCGAGACCTACGTGGGCCAAATAAAGGACGGTAACCCGGTGCAGTTTACGGTGCGGGCCTTTCCGGGGCGCACGTTTACGGGCAAGCTGACCCGCACGGCGGGCAGCGTGCAGGCGGCCACCCGCTCCGAGCAGGTCGAGCTGGATATTCCCAATCCGAAGGAAGAGCTTAAGCCGGGCATGTTCGCCTCGGCTAGCCTGCCGGTGCAGGCTCGGGCCAACAGCTTGTTCGTGCCCAAGTCGGCGGTGGTCAATACGGCCGAGCGCACCTACCTCATTCGTGTGGCCGATGGCCGCACCGAGCTGGTCGATGTGCAACTCGGCGATGAAAACGCGGGCCAGGTGCAGGTATTCGGCAAGCTGCGGGCCGGCGACGTGGTACTGAAATCGGGCAATGAGGAAATTACCGCCCGCCAGCCCGTGCAGGTGACCATGCGCTAG